The following are encoded together in the Panicum virgatum strain AP13 chromosome 6K, P.virgatum_v5, whole genome shotgun sequence genome:
- the LOC120713310 gene encoding uncharacterized mitochondrial protein AtMg00810-like translates to MTTRAKCGFRQPALFHAAPLSPIPKTFHSALVDPNWQEAMEAEHDALLVNKTWDLVPRPPRTNIVTGKWIFKHKFHADGTLERYKARWVLRGFTQCQGVDFDETFSPVVKPATPAGFEDTAHPDHVCHLNKSLYGLKQAPRARYSRFAAYLLSLGFTEAKTDISLFVFRRGDDMIYLLLYVDDIVLTASSTGLLQRTITSLQSEFTMKDLGELHHYLGMHVQRRGTGLFLSQRQNMVDLLECAGMAECKPCTTPVDINPKLPADGPPVQNPSDYHSLAGALQWLTFTCPDLTYAVQQVCLFMHDPREPHLAALKRILRYVRGTLHMGLLLQPSWGSDLTVYSDADWAGCPDTRCSTSGYAVFLGDNLVSWSSNWQNTVSRSSAEAKYREVANGMAEATWLR, encoded by the exons ATGACCACCAGGGCGAAGTGCGGCTTCCGTCAACCGGCGCTCTTCCACGCCGCTCCACTATCGCCGATCCCGAAGACCTTCCACAGCGCCCTCGTCGATCCCAATTGGCAGGAGGCTATGGAAGCCGAGCACGATGCTCTGCTGGTGAACAAGACTTGGGATCTTGTTCCTCGCCCGCCTCGCACCAACATCgtcactggcaagtggatcttcaAGCACAAGTTCCATGCCGATGGAACTCTGGAGCGGTACAAGGCGCGCTGGGTCCTCCGCGGCTTCACCCAGTGCCAAGGCGTGGACTtcgatgagaccttcagtccagttgTCAAGCCGGCCACA CCTGCTGGCTTCGAGGATACAGCTCATCCTGACCACGTCTGCCACCtgaacaagtctctctatggacttaAGCAGGCGCCCCGTGCCAGGTACAGTCGATTTGCTGCATACCTGCTGTCCCTGGGATTCACGGAAGCCAAGACGGACATATCCCTGTTCGTCTTCCGTCGCGGTGATGATATGATCTACCTGCTGCtctacgtcgacgacattgtgctcacTGCCTCTTCTACTGGACTCCTTCAGCGCACCATCACTTCGCTGCAGTCTGAGTTCACCATGAAGGACCTCGGTGAGCTCCATCACTACCTGGGGATGCATGTGCAGCGCCGTGGCACTGGCTTGTTCCTTTCTCAGCGCCAGAACATGGTGGACCTTCTAGAGTGCGCAGGCATGGCTGAGTGCAAGCCGTGCACCACCCCTGTCGACATTAATCCGAAACTGCCAGCAGATGGGCCGCCCGTCCAGAATCCTTCAGATTACCACAGCCTCGCAGGAGCTCTTCAGTGGCTGACCTTCACCTGTCCGGATCTTACATATGCCgtccagcaggtctgtctcttcatgcatgatccccgggagccGCATCTTGCTGCCCTCAAGCGCATCCTGCGCTATGTCCGTGGCACGCTGCATATGGGTCTTCTACTTCAGCCCTCTTGGGGCTCTGACTTGACGGTGTACTCCGACGCTGATTGGGCTGGCTGTCCCGACACCAGgtgctccacctccggctatgCAGTCTTCCTCGGCGACAACCTAGTCTCCTGGTCCTCCAATTGGCAGAACACAGTCTCCCGTTCCAGTGCGGAGGCTAAGTACCGTGAGGTGGCCAATGGCATGGCCGAGGCCACCTGGTTGCGCTAA
- the LOC120711934 gene encoding probable xyloglucan glycosyltransferase 3 — translation MAPPSSWWGGEEQRGTPVVVKMDNPYSLVEIDGPGMPASDKKARGKNAKQFTWVLLLRAHRAVGCVAWMAAGFWGVLGAVNRRVRRSRDADAEPDAEASGRGRAMLRFLRAFLLLSLAVLALETVAHLKGWHFPQHLPGNLQELEEQLQHLPEHLRHLRHLPEHLRHLPENLQHLPENLRQLPEHLRVPERREIQGWLHRAYVAWLEFRVDYIAWAIQKLSTFCILLFMVQSVDRIVQCLACFWIKIRGIKPRIPASKPRRGSRKRNADVENGDAADDDADGYFPMVLVQMPMCNEKEVYETSISHVCQMDWPRERLLIQVLDDSDDEVCQMLIKAEVTKWSQRGVNIIYRHRLSRTGYKAGNLKSAMSCDYVKDYEFVAIFDADFQPNPDFLKLTVPHFKGNPELGLVQARWSFVNKDENLLTRLQNINLCFHFEVEQQVNGVYLNFFGFNGTAGVWRIKALEDSGGWMERTTVEDMDIAVRAHLNGWKFIFLNDVKVLCELPESYEAYRKQQHRWHSGPMQLFRLCLPAVFKSKIPFWKKANLVMLFFLLRKLVLPFYSFMLFCVILPLTMFVPEAELPIWVICYIPVLLSILNILPAPKSIPFIIPYLLFENTMSVTKFNAMVSGLFQLGSSYEWIVTKKAGRTSSADDILSLAEETHARRPAAKLVRGVSEGGLQEWGKLRKQEAAEWANKEDAAAALAAAPATPKKSSKANKKPNRIFKKELALAFLLLTAATRSLLSAQGLHFYFLLFQGVTFLAVGLDLIGEQVS, via the exons atggcgccgccgagctcgtggtggggcggcgaggagcagcgCGGCACACCGGTGGTGGTGAAGATGGACAACCCCTACTCCCTGGTGGAGATCGACGGGCCCGGCATGCCAGCCTCCGACAAGAAGGCCCGCGGCAAGAACGCCAAGCAGTTCACCTGGGTGCTCCTCCTGCGCGCGCACCGCGCCGTGGGCTGCGTGGCCTGGATGGCCGCCGGCTTCTGGGGCGTCCTGGGCGCCGTGAACCGGCGCGTCCGCCGCAgccgcgacgccgacgccgagcccGACGCCGAGGCCtccgggcgcggccgggcgatGCTCCGGTTCCTGCGCGCGTTCCTGCTGCTCTCCCTGGCCGTGCTGGCCCTGGAGACGGTCGCCCACCTCAAGGGGTGGCACTTCCCGCAGCACCTGCCGGGGAACCTGCAGGAGCTGGAGGAGCAGCTGCAGCACCTGCCGGAGCACCTCCGGCACCTCCGGCACCTGCCGGAGCACCTCCGGCACCTGCCGGAGAACCTGCAGCACCTGCCGGAGAACCTGCGGCAGCTGCCGGAGCACCTCCGCGTGCCGGAGCGGCGGGAGATCCAGGGGTGGCTGCACCGGGCGTACGTGGCGTGGCTCGAGTTCCGCGTCGACTACATCGCCTGGGCCATCCAGAAGCTGTCCACCTTCTGCATCCTGCTCTTCATGGTGCAGTCCGTGGACCGCATCGTGCAGTGCCTGGCCTGCTTCTGGATCAAGATCCGCGGCATCAAGCCCCGCATCCCGGCCTCCAAGCCCCGCCGTGGCAGCAGGAAGAGGAACGCCGACGTGGAGAACGGCGACGCCGCCGATGACGACGCCGACGGCTACTTCCCCATGGTGCTGGTCCAGATGCCCATGTGCAACGAGAAAGAG GTTTACGAGACGTCCATCTCGCACGTGTGCCAGATGGACTGGCCCCGGGAGCGGCTGCTGATCCAGGTGCTGGACGACTCGGACGACGAGGTGTGCCAGATGCTGATCAAGGCGGAGGTGACCAAGTGGAGCCAGCGCGGCGTCAACATCATCTACCGCCACCGCCTGTCGCGCACCGGGTACAAGGCCGGCAACCTCAAGTCCGCCATGAGCTGCGACTACGTCAAGGACTACGAGTTCGTCGCCATCTTCGACGCCGACTTCCAGCCCAACCCGGACTTCCTCAAGCTCACCGTGCCGCACTTCAAG GGCAACCCGGAGCTTGGCCTGGTCCAGGCCCGCTGGAGCTTCGTGAACAAGGACGAGAACCTGCTGACCCGGCTGCAGAACATCAACCTGTGCTTCCACTTCGAGGTCGAGCAGCAGGTCAACGGCGTCTACCTCAACTTCTTCGGCTTCAACGGCACCGCCGGCGTGTGGCGCATCAAGGCCCTCGAGGACTCGGGCGGCTGGATGGAGCGCACCACCGTCGAGGACATGGACATCGCCGTGCGCGCCCACCTCAACGGCTGGAAGTTCATCTTCCTCAACGACGTCAAG GTCCTCTGTGAGCTGCCGGAGTCCTACGAGGCTTACCGGAAGCAGCAGCACCGGTGGCACTCCGGCCCCATGCAGCTCTTCCGCCTCTGCCTCCCGGCCGTCTTCAAGTCCAAG ATCCCGTTCTGGAAGAAGGCGAACCTGGTGATGCTCTTCTTCCTGCTGCGCAAGCTGGTGCTGCCCTTCTACTCCTTCATGCTCTTCTGCGTGATCCTGCCGCTGACCATGTTCGTGCCGGAGGCGGAGCTGCCCATCTGGGTCATCTGCTACATCCCGGTGCTCTTGTCCATCCTCAACATCCTCCCGGCGCCCAAGTCGATCCCCTTCATCATCCCCTACCTCCTCTTCGAGAACACCATgtccgtcaccaagttcaacgccATGGTCTCGGGCCTCTTCCAGCTGGGGAGCTCCTACGAGTGGATCGTCACCAAGAAGGCCGGCCGCACCTCGTCGGCCGACGACATCCTCTCGCTCGCCGAGGAGACCCACGCGCGGCGCCCTGCCGCCAAGCTCGTGCGCGGCGTCTCAGAGGGGGGCCTCCAGGAGTGGGGCAAGCTCAGGAAGCAGGAGGCCGCCGAGTGGGCCAACaaggaggacgccgccgccgcactcgccgccgcaccggcgACCCCCAAGAAGAGCAGCAAGGCCAACAAGAAGCCCAACCGGATCTTCAAGAAGGAGCTGGCGCTTGCCTTCCTCCTTCTCACCGCCGCCACCCGGAGCCTGCTCTCCGCGCAGGGCCTGCACTTCTACTTCCTGCTCTTCCAGGGCGTCACCTTCCTCGCCGTCGGCCTCGACCTCATCGGCGAGCAGGTCAGCTAG